From Kogia breviceps isolate mKogBre1 chromosome 2, mKogBre1 haplotype 1, whole genome shotgun sequence, one genomic window encodes:
- the BIN1 gene encoding myc box-dependent-interacting protein 1 isoform X10, with amino-acid sequence MAEMGSKGVTAGKIASNVQKKLTRAQEKVLQKLGKADETKDEQFEQCVQNFNKQLTEGTRLQKDLRTYLASVKAMHEASKKLNECLQEVYEPDWPGRDEASKIAENNDLLWLDYHQKLVDQALLTMDTYLGQFPDIKSRIAKRGRKLVDYDSARHHYESLQTAKKKDEAKIAKAEEELIKAQKVFEEMNVDLQEELPSLWNSRVGFYVNTFQSIAGLEENFHKEMSKLNQNLNDVLVSLEKEHGSNTFAIKAQPRKKTKLFSRLRRKKNSDNAPAKGNKSPSPPPDGSPAATPEIRVNHEPEPAGAATPGAALPRSPSQLRKGPPVPPPPKHTPSKEVKQEQILSLFEDAFVPEISVTTPSQPTESPAGSLPSREPSAAEGTFAVAWPSQTAEPGPAQPAEASEVACGTHPAAGAQEPGETAASEAASSSLPAVVVETFSATVNGTVEGGSGAGRLDLPPGFMFKVQAQHDYTATDTDELQLKAGDVVLVIPFQNPEEQDEGWLMGVKESDWNLHKELEKCRGVFPENFTARVQ; translated from the exons GTCCTCCAGAAACTGGGGAAGGCGGATGAGACAAAGGATGAGCAGTTTGAACAGTGTGTCCAGAATTTCAACAAGCAGCTG ACCGAGGGCACCCGGCTGCAGAAGGATCTCCGGACCTACCTGGCCTCGGTCAAAG CCATGCATGAGGCCTCCAAGAAGCTGAACGAGTGTCTGCAGGAGGTGTACGAGCCTGACTGGCCTGGCAGAGATGAAGCGAGCAAGATTGCTGAG AACAATGACCTGCTGTGGCTGGATTACCACCAGAAGCTGGTGGACCAGGCGCTGCTGACCATGGACACGTACCTGGGCCAGTTCCCTGATATCAAG TCACGCATCGCCAAGCGTGGGCGGAAGCTGGTGGACTACGACAGTGCCCGGCACCATTACGAGTCCCTCCAAACCGCCAAAAAGAAGGATGAAGCCAAAATTGCTAAG GCCGAGGAGGAGCTCATCAAAGCCCAGAAGGTGTTTGAGGAGATGAATGTGGATCTGCAGGAGGAGCTGCCATCCCTGTGGAACAG CCGTGTGGGTTTCTATGTCAACACATTTCAGAGCATCGCAGGCCTGGAGGAGAACTTCCACAAGGAGATGAGTAAG CTCAACCAGAACCTCAACGATGTGCTGGTCAGCCTGGAGAAGGAGCACGGGAGCAACACCTTCGCGATCAAGGCCCAGCCCAG aaagaaaactaaactGTTCTCCCGGCTGCGCAGAAAGAAGAACAG TGACAACGCCCCTGCGAAAGGGAACAAGAGCCCCTCTCCTCCGCCTGATGGCTCCCCTGCCGCCACCCCCGAGATAAGAGTCAACCACGAGCCCGAGCCGGCTGGCGCGGCCACCCCCGGGGCCGCCCTCCCCAGATCCCCGTCTCAG CTCCGGAAAGGCCCACCAGTCCCTCCGCCTCCCAAACACACCCCGTCCAAGGAGGTCAAGCAGGAGCAGATCCTCAGCCTGTTTGAGGACGCGTTTGTCCCTGAGATCAGCGTGACCACCCCCTCCCAG CCCACAGAGAGTCCAGCTGGCAGCCTGCCTTCCAGGGAGCCCAGCGCTGCCGAGGGCACCTTTGCCGTGGCCTGGCCCAGCCAGACGGCCGAGCCGGGGCCTGCCCAA CCAGCAGAGGCCTCGGAGGTGGCGTGTGGGACCCACCCTGCGGCTGGAGCCCAGGAGCCCGGGGAGACAGCAGCAAGTGAAGCAGCCTCC AGCTCTCTCCCCGCGGTGGTGGTGGAGACCTTCTCGGCAACTGTGAACGGCACCGTGGAGGGCGGCAGCGGGGCAGGGCGCCTGGACCTGCCCCCGGGGTTCATGTTCAAG GTACAGGCCCAGCACGACTACACGGCCACTGACACGGACGAGCTGCAGCTCAAAGCTGGGGACGTGGTGCTGGTGATCCCTTTCCAGAACCCGGAGGAGCAG GATGAAGGCTGGCTCATGGGCGTGAAGGAGAGCGACTGGAATCTGCACAAGGAGCTGGAGAAGTGCCGGGGCGTCTTCCCCGAGAACTTCACGGCGAGGGTGCAGTGA
- the BIN1 gene encoding myc box-dependent-interacting protein 1 isoform X16: MAEMGSKGVTAGKIASNVQKKLTRAQEKVLQKLGKADETKDEQFEQCVQNFNKQLTEGTRLQKDLRTYLASVKAMHEASKKLNECLQEVYEPDWPGRDEASKIAENNDLLWLDYHQKLVDQALLTMDTYLGQFPDIKSRIAKRGRKLVDYDSARHHYESLQTAKKKDEAKIAKPVSLLEKAAPQWCQGKLQAHLVAQTNLLRNQAEEELIKAQKVFEEMNVDLQEELPSLWNSRVGFYVNTFQSIAGLEENFHKEMSKLNQNLNDVLVSLEKEHGSNTFAIKAQPRPPRPARPHRKKTKLFSRLRRKKNSDNAPAKGNKSPSPPPDGSPAATPEIRVNHEPEPAGAATPGAALPRSPSQPAEASEVACGTHPAAGAQEPGETAASEAASSSLPAVVVETFSATVNGTVEGGSGAGRLDLPPGFMFKVQAQHDYTATDTDELQLKAGDVVLVIPFQNPEEQDEGWLMGVKESDWNLHKELEKCRGVFPENFTARVQ, encoded by the exons GTCCTCCAGAAACTGGGGAAGGCGGATGAGACAAAGGATGAGCAGTTTGAACAGTGTGTCCAGAATTTCAACAAGCAGCTG ACCGAGGGCACCCGGCTGCAGAAGGATCTCCGGACCTACCTGGCCTCGGTCAAAG CCATGCATGAGGCCTCCAAGAAGCTGAACGAGTGTCTGCAGGAGGTGTACGAGCCTGACTGGCCTGGCAGAGATGAAGCGAGCAAGATTGCTGAG AACAATGACCTGCTGTGGCTGGATTACCACCAGAAGCTGGTGGACCAGGCGCTGCTGACCATGGACACGTACCTGGGCCAGTTCCCTGATATCAAG TCACGCATCGCCAAGCGTGGGCGGAAGCTGGTGGACTACGACAGTGCCCGGCACCATTACGAGTCCCTCCAAACCGCCAAAAAGAAGGATGAAGCCAAAATTGCTAAG cctgtctCGCTGCTTGAGAAAGCCGCCCCCCAGTGGTGCCAAGGCAAACTGCAGGCTCATCTCGTAGCTCAAACTAACCTGCTCCGAAATCAG GCCGAGGAGGAGCTCATCAAAGCCCAGAAGGTGTTTGAGGAGATGAATGTGGATCTGCAGGAGGAGCTGCCATCCCTGTGGAACAG CCGTGTGGGTTTCTATGTCAACACATTTCAGAGCATCGCAGGCCTGGAGGAGAACTTCCACAAGGAGATGAGTAAG CTCAACCAGAACCTCAACGATGTGCTGGTCAGCCTGGAGAAGGAGCACGGGAGCAACACCTTCGCGATCAAGGCCCAGCCCAG GCCTCCACGTCCCGCCCGTCCccacagaaagaaaactaaactGTTCTCCCGGCTGCGCAGAAAGAAGAACAG TGACAACGCCCCTGCGAAAGGGAACAAGAGCCCCTCTCCTCCGCCTGATGGCTCCCCTGCCGCCACCCCCGAGATAAGAGTCAACCACGAGCCCGAGCCGGCTGGCGCGGCCACCCCCGGGGCCGCCCTCCCCAGATCCCCGTCTCAG CCAGCAGAGGCCTCGGAGGTGGCGTGTGGGACCCACCCTGCGGCTGGAGCCCAGGAGCCCGGGGAGACAGCAGCAAGTGAAGCAGCCTCC AGCTCTCTCCCCGCGGTGGTGGTGGAGACCTTCTCGGCAACTGTGAACGGCACCGTGGAGGGCGGCAGCGGGGCAGGGCGCCTGGACCTGCCCCCGGGGTTCATGTTCAAG GTACAGGCCCAGCACGACTACACGGCCACTGACACGGACGAGCTGCAGCTCAAAGCTGGGGACGTGGTGCTGGTGATCCCTTTCCAGAACCCGGAGGAGCAG GATGAAGGCTGGCTCATGGGCGTGAAGGAGAGCGACTGGAATCTGCACAAGGAGCTGGAGAAGTGCCGGGGCGTCTTCCCCGAGAACTTCACGGCGAGGGTGCAGTGA
- the BIN1 gene encoding myc box-dependent-interacting protein 1 isoform X13, translating into MAEMGSKGVTAGKIASNVQKKLTRAQEKVLQKLGKADETKDEQFEQCVQNFNKQLTEGTRLQKDLRTYLASVKAMHEASKKLNECLQEVYEPDWPGRDEASKIAENNDLLWLDYHQKLVDQALLTMDTYLGQFPDIKSRIAKRGRKLVDYDSARHHYESLQTAKKKDEAKIAKPVSLLEKAAPQWCQGKLQAHLVAQTNLLRNQAEEELIKAQKVFEEMNVDLQEELPSLWNSRVGFYVNTFQSIAGLEENFHKEMSKLNQNLNDVLVSLEKEHGSNTFAIKAQPRPPRPARPHRKKTKLFSRLRRKKNSDNAPAKGNKSPSPPPDGSPAATPEIRVNHEPEPAGAATPGAALPRSPSQLRKGPPVPPPPKHTPSKEVKQEQILSLFEDAFVPEISVTTPSQSSLPAVVVETFSATVNGTVEGGSGAGRLDLPPGFMFKVQAQHDYTATDTDELQLKAGDVVLVIPFQNPEEQDEGWLMGVKESDWNLHKELEKCRGVFPENFTARVQ; encoded by the exons GTCCTCCAGAAACTGGGGAAGGCGGATGAGACAAAGGATGAGCAGTTTGAACAGTGTGTCCAGAATTTCAACAAGCAGCTG ACCGAGGGCACCCGGCTGCAGAAGGATCTCCGGACCTACCTGGCCTCGGTCAAAG CCATGCATGAGGCCTCCAAGAAGCTGAACGAGTGTCTGCAGGAGGTGTACGAGCCTGACTGGCCTGGCAGAGATGAAGCGAGCAAGATTGCTGAG AACAATGACCTGCTGTGGCTGGATTACCACCAGAAGCTGGTGGACCAGGCGCTGCTGACCATGGACACGTACCTGGGCCAGTTCCCTGATATCAAG TCACGCATCGCCAAGCGTGGGCGGAAGCTGGTGGACTACGACAGTGCCCGGCACCATTACGAGTCCCTCCAAACCGCCAAAAAGAAGGATGAAGCCAAAATTGCTAAG cctgtctCGCTGCTTGAGAAAGCCGCCCCCCAGTGGTGCCAAGGCAAACTGCAGGCTCATCTCGTAGCTCAAACTAACCTGCTCCGAAATCAG GCCGAGGAGGAGCTCATCAAAGCCCAGAAGGTGTTTGAGGAGATGAATGTGGATCTGCAGGAGGAGCTGCCATCCCTGTGGAACAG CCGTGTGGGTTTCTATGTCAACACATTTCAGAGCATCGCAGGCCTGGAGGAGAACTTCCACAAGGAGATGAGTAAG CTCAACCAGAACCTCAACGATGTGCTGGTCAGCCTGGAGAAGGAGCACGGGAGCAACACCTTCGCGATCAAGGCCCAGCCCAG GCCTCCACGTCCCGCCCGTCCccacagaaagaaaactaaactGTTCTCCCGGCTGCGCAGAAAGAAGAACAG TGACAACGCCCCTGCGAAAGGGAACAAGAGCCCCTCTCCTCCGCCTGATGGCTCCCCTGCCGCCACCCCCGAGATAAGAGTCAACCACGAGCCCGAGCCGGCTGGCGCGGCCACCCCCGGGGCCGCCCTCCCCAGATCCCCGTCTCAG CTCCGGAAAGGCCCACCAGTCCCTCCGCCTCCCAAACACACCCCGTCCAAGGAGGTCAAGCAGGAGCAGATCCTCAGCCTGTTTGAGGACGCGTTTGTCCCTGAGATCAGCGTGACCACCCCCTCCCAG AGCTCTCTCCCCGCGGTGGTGGTGGAGACCTTCTCGGCAACTGTGAACGGCACCGTGGAGGGCGGCAGCGGGGCAGGGCGCCTGGACCTGCCCCCGGGGTTCATGTTCAAG GTACAGGCCCAGCACGACTACACGGCCACTGACACGGACGAGCTGCAGCTCAAAGCTGGGGACGTGGTGCTGGTGATCCCTTTCCAGAACCCGGAGGAGCAG GATGAAGGCTGGCTCATGGGCGTGAAGGAGAGCGACTGGAATCTGCACAAGGAGCTGGAGAAGTGCCGGGGCGTCTTCCCCGAGAACTTCACGGCGAGGGTGCAGTGA